Proteins encoded within one genomic window of Macrotis lagotis isolate mMagLag1 chromosome 3, bilby.v1.9.chrom.fasta, whole genome shotgun sequence:
- the LOC141519553 gene encoding olfactory receptor 5T9-like, whose amino-acid sequence MFNHTEVSMFIFMGFANHLEEQIILFFVFLAIYLFTLFGNLGLFALVVLDSRLHTPMYHFLSVLSFLDACYSSVITPKMLVNFLAENKTISFSGCVAQMLISVTFGTTECFLLAVMAYDRYIAICNPLLYTAIMTPRVYVPLIIGSYVGGVLHATLHTVATFSLSFCASNIIRHIFCDIPPLLAISCSDTHINELLLFIFVSSIEIFTILIVLVSYGFIFIAVLRIRSAEGRKKVFSTCGSHLTGVSIYHGTILFMYLRPTSSYSLSHDMVVSVFYTIVIPMLNPIIYSLRNKDVKEAAKKFWEKTSSLITF is encoded by the coding sequence ATGTTTAATCACACAGAAGTCAGCATGTTTATTTTCATGGGCTTTGCAaatcatctggaggaacaaatcATCCTTTTCTTTGTGTTCTTAGCAATCTATCTCTTTACATTGTTTGGGAATCTGGGACTGTTTGCCTTGGTTGTGCTGGATTCCCGGCTCCACACCCCTATGTACCATTTCCTTAGTGTCTTATCATTCTTGGATGCCTGTTATTCCTCAGTGATCACACCTAAGATGTTAGTAAATTTCTTAGCAGAGAATaagactatttccttctctggttgtGTAGCCCAGATGCTTATTTCTGTAACTTTTGGGACTACTGAGTGTTTCCTCTTGGCAGTCATGGCATATGACCGCTACATCGCAATCTGTAACCCGCTGCTCTACACAGCCATCATGACTCCACGAGTCTATGTGCCTCTCATCATTGGTTCATATGTAGGAGGTGTTTTACATGCCACTTTACATACTGTTGCTACATTTAGTTTATCCTTTTGTGCGTCCAATATAATCAGACACATTTTCTGTGATATCCCTCCACTTCTGGCCATCTCCTGTTCTGACACTCACATCAATGAACTGTTACttttcatctttgtgagttcaattGAAATCTTCACCATCCTGATTGTCCTGGTTTCCTATGGCTTCATCTTCATTGCAGTTCTGAGGATTCGCTCAgctgaagggagaaagaaagtctTCTCCACTTGTGGTTCTCACCTGACAGGTGTTTCTATCTACCATGGAACCATCCTCTTCATGTACCTGAGGCCCACTTCCAGCTACTCTTTGAGCCATGACATGGTGGTGTCTGTGTTTTATACCATTGTGATACCTATGTTGAACCCCATTATTTATAGCTTAAGGAACAAAGATGTGAAAGAAGCAGcaaaaaaattttgggaaaaaacaaGTTCATTAATCACCttttaa